In Halosegnis marinus, one genomic interval encodes:
- a CDS encoding heavy metal translocating P-type ATPase, with protein sequence MSTVTVRLDVGGMSCANCSATVEEALDSLDGVEAANVNYATDEGTVEYDPERVSLAAIRDAVADAGYSLVTDSVTVSVTDMTCANCATTVEEAVAGVPGVVEADANFATDEARVVYVPSATDRDALYAAIEDAGYTPVREDDGDDGSGESAADAARREEIQRQRQLTAFGALLSLPLLGMLAAHLFAPGLLPETVPGTSLPFGWVAFALATPVQVVLGRPFYANSLKAIRNGRANMDVLIALGSTTAYGYSVVALLDLLPTTGLYFDTAALILTFITMGNWLEARSKGQAGEALRHLLEMEVDEATRLHEDGTEETVPRDEIAVGDRLKVRPGEKIPTDGVVVEGSSAVDESMVTGESVPVSKAEGDEVVGSTVNEDGVLVVEATKVGSETAIQQIVTMVKEAQSRQPDIQNLADRISAYFVPAVIANALAWGAVWYLFPEALAGFVGALPVWGLAAGGPAAVGVFEFSVLVFASAVLIACPCALGLATPAATMVGTSIGASEGVLFKGGDVLERVQDADTVVFDKTGTLTKGEMTLTDAVALGPAPDGGAVLEGEAEDAETRLLRLAATVENGSEHPIGEAVVAGARERGVTVGDATGFENVSGRGVRAFVDDAEVRVGKPEFVAETGADADAAAETVERLQSEGKTAMLVAADGELVGALAVADEVKETSAEAVAALQERGVAVHMLTGDNERTARAVAERVGIPAENVRAEVLPDEKADAVESIQADGSRAMMVGDGVNDAPALAAAFVGVAIGSGTDVAIEAADVTLMRSDPLDVVKAVRVSAGTLSKIKQNLFWALGYNTAMIPLASLGLLQPVLAAVAMAFSSVSVLANSLAFRRYDPEEDYRLLGRFR encoded by the coding sequence ATGAGCACCGTAACCGTCCGCCTCGACGTCGGGGGGATGTCCTGTGCCAACTGCTCCGCGACGGTGGAGGAGGCGCTGGACTCGCTCGACGGCGTTGAGGCGGCGAACGTCAACTACGCGACCGACGAGGGGACGGTCGAGTACGACCCGGAGCGCGTCTCGCTCGCGGCGATACGCGACGCCGTCGCGGACGCGGGCTACAGTCTCGTCACGGATTCCGTGACCGTCTCCGTGACGGACATGACCTGCGCGAACTGCGCAACGACCGTCGAGGAGGCCGTCGCCGGCGTTCCCGGCGTCGTCGAGGCCGACGCGAACTTCGCCACCGACGAGGCGCGCGTCGTCTACGTCCCCAGCGCTACGGACCGCGACGCGCTGTACGCGGCCATCGAGGACGCGGGCTACACGCCCGTCCGCGAGGACGACGGCGACGACGGGAGCGGCGAGAGCGCCGCGGACGCGGCCCGCCGCGAGGAGATACAGCGCCAGCGGCAGCTGACTGCGTTCGGGGCGCTGCTGTCGCTCCCCCTGCTGGGGATGCTCGCCGCCCACCTGTTCGCGCCCGGACTGCTCCCCGAGACCGTGCCGGGCACGTCGCTCCCGTTCGGCTGGGTCGCGTTCGCGCTCGCGACGCCCGTGCAGGTCGTCCTCGGTCGGCCCTTCTACGCGAACTCGCTGAAGGCGATACGCAACGGCCGCGCGAACATGGACGTCCTCATCGCGCTCGGTTCGACGACGGCGTACGGCTACTCCGTCGTCGCGCTGCTCGATCTGCTCCCGACGACGGGGCTGTACTTCGACACGGCCGCGCTCATCCTGACGTTCATCACGATGGGCAACTGGCTGGAGGCCCGCTCGAAGGGGCAGGCCGGCGAGGCGCTCCGACACCTGCTGGAGATGGAGGTCGACGAGGCTACCCGCCTGCACGAGGACGGCACCGAGGAGACGGTGCCGCGCGACGAGATAGCGGTCGGCGACCGGCTGAAGGTCCGCCCCGGCGAGAAGATACCGACCGACGGCGTCGTCGTGGAGGGCTCCTCGGCCGTCGACGAGTCGATGGTCACCGGGGAGTCCGTCCCCGTCTCGAAGGCGGAGGGCGACGAGGTGGTCGGCTCCACCGTCAACGAGGACGGCGTGCTCGTCGTGGAGGCGACGAAGGTCGGCTCCGAGACGGCCATCCAGCAGATCGTCACGATGGTGAAGGAGGCGCAGTCGCGCCAGCCGGACATCCAGAACCTCGCGGACCGCATCTCCGCGTACTTCGTCCCCGCGGTCATCGCGAACGCGCTCGCGTGGGGCGCGGTGTGGTACCTGTTCCCCGAGGCCCTCGCCGGGTTCGTCGGCGCGCTCCCCGTGTGGGGGCTCGCGGCCGGCGGCCCCGCCGCAGTCGGCGTCTTCGAGTTCTCGGTGCTCGTGTTCGCCTCGGCCGTGCTCATCGCGTGTCCTTGCGCGCTGGGGCTGGCGACGCCGGCCGCGACGATGGTCGGCACCTCCATCGGCGCGAGCGAGGGCGTCCTGTTCAAGGGCGGCGACGTGCTCGAACGCGTTCAGGACGCCGACACGGTCGTCTTCGACAAGACCGGCACCCTCACGAAGGGGGAGATGACGCTCACCGACGCGGTCGCGCTCGGCCCGGCTCCCGACGGCGGGGCCGTGCTGGAGGGCGAGGCGGAGGACGCGGAGACGCGCCTGCTCCGCCTCGCGGCGACCGTCGAGAACGGGAGCGAACACCCAATCGGCGAGGCAGTCGTGGCCGGCGCGCGTGAGCGCGGCGTCACTGTCGGCGACGCGACCGGCTTCGAGAACGTCTCCGGGCGCGGGGTCCGCGCGTTCGTCGACGACGCGGAGGTCCGGGTCGGCAAGCCCGAGTTCGTCGCCGAGACGGGCGCGGACGCCGACGCGGCCGCGGAGACGGTCGAGCGCCTCCAGTCGGAGGGGAAGACCGCGATGCTCGTCGCCGCCGACGGCGAACTCGTCGGCGCGCTCGCCGTCGCCGACGAGGTGAAGGAGACCTCCGCCGAGGCCGTCGCCGCCCTGCAGGAGCGCGGCGTCGCGGTCCACATGCTCACGGGCGACAACGAGCGGACGGCTCGCGCGGTCGCGGAGCGGGTCGGCATCCCCGCGGAGAACGTCCGCGCGGAGGTCCTCCCCGACGAGAAGGCCGACGCCGTGGAGTCCATCCAGGCGGACGGCTCGCGCGCGATGATGGTCGGCGACGGCGTCAACGACGCCCCCGCGCTCGCGGCGGCCTTCGTCGGCGTCGCCATCGGCTCCGGCACGGACGTGGCCATCGAGGCCGCCGACGTGACGCTGATGCGCTCGGACCCGCTCGACGTGGTGAAGGCGGTCCGCGTCTCGGCCGGGACGCTCTCGAAGATCAAGCAGAACCTCTTCTGGGCGCTCGGCTACAACACGGCGATGATTCCGCTGGCCTCGCTCGGCCTGCTCCAGCCAGTGCTCGCCGCGGTGGCGATGGCCTTCTCCAGCGTCTCGGTGCTGGCGAACAGCCTCGCCTTCCGCCGGTACGACCCGGAGGAGGACTACCGGCTGCTCGGGCGGTTCAGGTAA
- a CDS encoding cryptochrome/photolyase family protein — translation MAVLLLGDQLHPDRGPVADADRVVMVEAWEFARRRAYHPHKLVLVFAAMRHARDRLRERGVAVDYYEADTFGEGLDAHFAAYPGDDLVTMRPASHGAADRLRALVTARGGTLRVVENDLFLCSRERWDDYAGDAEPPYRQEQFYRTMRRETGYLMADGDPVGGEWNYDDENRETPGEDYEPPDPPRYEPDSVTEAVIERVGAMDGSYDTDPPGPGWADPDPFFWPVTRDEALDALDRFVEERLAEFGPYQDAMLAGERSMNHALLSGAMNVGLLAPDEVIEAVIDGAREQPETPLNSVEGFVRQVLGWREFIRHCYREAMPELADANQLDQTEPLPEFYWTGETEMACMSDVVGGVRERGYSHHIERLMVLSNFALTYGVDPSELNEWFHAGYVDAYHWVTTPNVVEMGSFGAGVFATKPYASSANYVNRMSDYCSGCPYYHTKASGEGSCPFNALYWDFLDRNEERLRETGRMGLVYSHLDDKHGEELDTIRERADEVRAMAESGDL, via the coding sequence ATGGCAGTGCTTCTCCTCGGCGACCAGCTCCACCCCGACCGCGGCCCGGTCGCGGACGCCGACCGCGTCGTCATGGTCGAGGCGTGGGAGTTCGCGCGACGGCGCGCCTACCACCCGCACAAGCTGGTGCTCGTCTTCGCCGCGATGCGCCACGCCCGCGACCGCCTGCGCGAGCGCGGCGTCGCGGTGGACTACTACGAGGCCGACACCTTCGGGGAGGGGCTCGACGCCCACTTCGCGGCGTATCCGGGCGACGACCTCGTGACGATGCGGCCGGCGAGCCACGGCGCGGCCGACCGGCTCCGCGCGCTCGTAACGGCCCGCGGCGGCACTCTCCGTGTGGTGGAGAACGACCTCTTCCTCTGCTCGCGCGAGCGGTGGGACGACTACGCCGGCGACGCGGAGCCGCCGTACCGACAGGAGCAGTTCTACCGGACGATGCGCCGGGAAACGGGCTACCTGATGGCCGACGGCGACCCCGTCGGCGGGGAGTGGAACTACGACGACGAGAACCGCGAGACGCCGGGCGAGGACTACGAGCCGCCCGACCCGCCGCGCTACGAGCCGGACTCGGTTACCGAGGCCGTCATCGAGCGCGTCGGCGCGATGGACGGGAGCTACGACACCGACCCGCCGGGGCCGGGGTGGGCCGACCCCGACCCCTTCTTCTGGCCCGTGACGCGCGACGAGGCGCTGGACGCGCTCGACCGCTTCGTCGAGGAGCGACTCGCCGAGTTCGGACCGTACCAGGACGCGATGCTCGCCGGCGAGCGGTCGATGAACCACGCCCTGCTCTCCGGCGCGATGAACGTCGGCCTGCTCGCCCCCGACGAGGTGATAGAGGCGGTCATCGACGGCGCGAGAGAACAGCCAGAAACCCCGCTCAACAGCGTCGAGGGGTTCGTCAGGCAGGTGCTCGGCTGGCGGGAGTTCATCCGCCACTGCTACCGGGAGGCGATGCCGGAGCTCGCGGATGCGAACCAGCTCGACCAGACCGAGCCGCTCCCTGAGTTCTACTGGACGGGCGAGACGGAGATGGCCTGCATGAGCGACGTGGTCGGCGGCGTCCGCGAGCGCGGCTACAGCCACCACATCGAGCGGCTGATGGTGCTCTCGAACTTCGCGCTCACCTACGGCGTCGACCCCTCAGAGTTGAACGAGTGGTTCCACGCCGGCTACGTCGACGCCTACCACTGGGTGACGACGCCGAACGTCGTGGAGATGGGGTCGTTCGGCGCGGGCGTGTTCGCCACGAAGCCGTACGCCTCCTCCGCGAACTACGTGAACCGGATGAGCGACTACTGCTCGGGGTGTCCGTACTACCACACGAAGGCCTCCGGCGAGGGCTCGTGCCCGTTCAACGCGCTCTACTGGGACTTCCTCGACCGCAACGAGGAGCGCCTGCGCGAGACGGGCCGGATGGGCCTCGTCTACTCGCACCTCGACGACAAGCACGGGGAGGAACTGGACACCATCCGCGAGCGCGCCGACGAGGTGCGGGCGATGGCCGAGTCGGGCGACCTCTGA
- a CDS encoding halocyanin domain-containing protein codes for MNDRMGRRRFVAATGAAGLAALAGCSGGGDDPTPTDYTEAEARVAEYLDASVAEDTFDGTFADATGEDEVVVDVGADGNGAAYAFAPVAVRISAGTTVSWQWTGQGGVHNVASDGDSDFDFDSGDPKQTGDPFEQSFDDTGVGLYVCEPHRSLGMKGGIVVVE; via the coding sequence ATGAACGACCGTATGGGACGACGGCGGTTCGTGGCGGCGACGGGTGCGGCCGGCCTCGCGGCGCTCGCCGGCTGTAGCGGCGGCGGCGACGACCCGACGCCGACGGACTACACCGAGGCGGAGGCGCGCGTCGCCGAGTACCTGGACGCGAGCGTCGCCGAGGACACGTTCGACGGGACGTTCGCCGACGCGACCGGGGAGGACGAGGTGGTCGTCGACGTGGGTGCGGACGGGAACGGCGCGGCGTACGCCTTCGCGCCGGTCGCCGTGCGTATCTCGGCGGGCACCACGGTGTCGTGGCAGTGGACCGGCCAGGGGGGCGTTCACAACGTGGCATCGGACGGCGACTCCGACTTCGATTTCGACAGCGGCGACCCGAAGCAGACGGGCGACCCGTTCGAGCAGTCGTTCGACGACACGGGCGTGGGGCTGTACGTCTGCGAGCCGCACCGCTCGCTCGGCATGAAGGGCGGTATCGTCGTGGTCGAGTAG
- a CDS encoding uracil-DNA glycosylase family protein, with the protein MENVTDETSNPFGMSVPGGAAYGYGDANADFHFIGDSPARHGGATTGVPFTETEAGRRLQSVLHEVGFAAEAYSDEPRLSNTFLSYAHPGVTEGEPTDAEYADQERFLDAELRAINAHILFAVGDRALAYALDQHTSLLDKIAPDTAARHAEQVRGRGFLVVPVREPEEWTDADRAALVSTITDLLDSDYRQTKGVATTIG; encoded by the coding sequence GTGGAGAACGTCACCGACGAGACGAGCAACCCCTTCGGGATGTCCGTTCCCGGCGGGGCGGCGTACGGCTACGGCGACGCCAACGCCGACTTCCACTTCATCGGCGACAGCCCCGCGCGCCACGGGGGCGCGACGACGGGCGTTCCCTTCACGGAGACGGAGGCGGGCCGGCGGCTCCAGTCCGTCCTCCACGAGGTCGGATTCGCGGCCGAGGCGTACAGCGACGAGCCGCGGTTGTCGAACACGTTCCTCTCGTACGCCCATCCGGGCGTCACGGAGGGCGAGCCGACGGACGCGGAATACGCGGACCAGGAACGCTTCCTCGACGCGGAGTTGCGCGCCATCAACGCCCACATCCTCTTCGCCGTGGGCGACCGGGCGCTCGCGTACGCGCTCGACCAGCACACCTCGCTGCTCGACAAGATTGCGCCCGACACGGCGGCGCGCCACGCCGAGCAGGTTCGGGGCCGGGGGTTCCTCGTCGTCCCGGTGCGCGAGCCCGAAGAGTGGACCGACGCGGACCGCGCGGCGCTCGTTTCGACGATCACGGACCTGCTCGACTCCGACTACCGGCAGACGAAGGGCGTCGCGACGACTATCGGGTAG
- a CDS encoding haloalkane dehalogenase produces the protein MPLRSTPEEAFADVPDYDYPVSYRSVGEPDMAYVDVDGDGDETFLCLHGEPTWGFLYRKLIPGLRERGRVVVPDAVGFGRSDKYTERDEYSFRMHYDALGAFVEGLDLTDITLVCQDWGGILGLTYAANNPERFARLVPMNTGVPTGTQEMPPEWEEFRAFVERVEELPVGMLIQNATATELSDEVLAAYEAPYPDQELTAGAREWPDMVPRKGGGDGAEMTRAAASKLGEWDKPTYVLFSDADPITRDNRDPLREHIPTARDQPDRWIADAMHFLQEDAGEEIAEEIVAFVDRTTR, from the coding sequence ATGCCGCTCCGTTCGACCCCCGAGGAGGCGTTCGCGGACGTGCCCGACTACGACTACCCGGTCTCGTATCGGTCGGTCGGCGAGCCGGACATGGCCTACGTGGACGTGGACGGCGACGGCGACGAGACGTTCCTCTGTCTCCACGGCGAGCCGACGTGGGGCTTCCTCTACCGCAAGCTGATACCCGGCCTGCGCGAGCGGGGTCGCGTGGTCGTCCCCGACGCCGTCGGCTTCGGCCGGTCGGACAAGTACACCGAGCGCGACGAGTACAGCTTCCGGATGCACTACGACGCGCTCGGCGCGTTCGTGGAGGGGCTCGACCTCACGGACATCACCCTCGTCTGTCAGGACTGGGGCGGCATCCTCGGGCTCACCTACGCCGCGAACAACCCCGAGCGGTTCGCGCGGCTCGTCCCGATGAACACGGGCGTGCCGACGGGAACACAGGAGATGCCGCCCGAGTGGGAGGAGTTCCGCGCGTTCGTCGAGCGCGTCGAGGAACTCCCCGTCGGCATGCTCATCCAGAACGCCACCGCGACGGAACTGTCCGACGAGGTGCTGGCCGCCTACGAGGCCCCCTACCCCGACCAGGAGCTGACGGCCGGCGCGCGCGAGTGGCCCGACATGGTCCCCCGGAAGGGCGGCGGCGACGGCGCGGAGATGACCCGCGCGGCCGCCTCGAAGCTCGGCGAGTGGGACAAGCCCACGTACGTGCTGTTCTCCGACGCGGACCCCATCACGCGGGACAACCGCGACCCGCTGCGCGAGCACATCCCGACGGCGCGCGACCAGCCGGACCGCTGGATAGCCGACGCGATGCACTTCCTGCAGGAGGACGCCGGCGAGGAGATAGCCGAGGAGATCGTCGCGTTCGTCGACCGGACTACCCGATAG
- a CDS encoding ubiquitin-like small modifier protein 1 produces MHVTCAFYATVRDAVGAKEIEREAPEGATVRDVLDALAAEYDGVGPLVFDSEGRVRANVNVLVNGENVRDGAGPATALSDGDTLMVAPAVAGG; encoded by the coding sequence GTGCACGTCACCTGTGCGTTCTACGCGACGGTGCGCGACGCCGTCGGCGCGAAGGAAATCGAGCGCGAGGCCCCCGAGGGCGCGACCGTCCGCGACGTGTTGGACGCGCTCGCCGCCGAGTACGACGGGGTCGGGCCGCTGGTGTTCGACTCGGAGGGCCGCGTCCGCGCGAACGTGAACGTCCTCGTGAACGGCGAGAACGTCCGCGACGGCGCGGGGCCGGCGACGGCGCTGTCGGATGGCGACACGCTCATGGTCGCACCCGCCGTTGCCGGTGGATAG
- a CDS encoding MBL fold metallo-hydrolase, whose translation MDLPFESHAIRLGNAAFEGLNNCYVLGTEPDADLTLVDTGIHDPAVRDDLEDGLDELGVGFADVERVLLTHWHQDHAGLAGDVQAESGCSVHAHELDADYIEAYSRSHGAMDDEMRALLADWGMPDDPLSDLSAFLSGGEADGADPDVTPFAGGETFDIGSVELEAVHMPGHSAGLSGFAFDGRDGEEVFAGDALLPYYTPNVGGADVRVESPLAKYLDTLAGIVERGYTRAWPGHRGVIVDPPGRAADIVDHHRERTERVVDVLREGPATPWEVSAALFGGLRGIHILHGPGEAFAHLDHLREAGVVARDGTAYELVDPDADLDALFPDVSAHLRPGWRPVH comes from the coding sequence ATGGACCTGCCGTTCGAGTCGCACGCGATACGTCTCGGCAACGCCGCCTTCGAGGGCCTGAACAACTGCTACGTCCTCGGGACGGAGCCGGACGCGGACCTGACGCTCGTGGACACCGGCATCCACGACCCGGCGGTGCGCGATGACCTCGAGGACGGCCTCGACGAACTGGGCGTCGGCTTCGCGGACGTCGAGCGCGTGCTCCTCACGCACTGGCACCAGGACCACGCGGGGCTGGCCGGCGACGTCCAGGCCGAATCCGGCTGTTCCGTCCACGCCCACGAACTCGACGCGGACTACATCGAGGCGTACTCGCGGAGCCACGGCGCGATGGACGACGAGATGCGCGCCCTGCTAGCCGACTGGGGGATGCCGGACGACCCGCTCTCGGACCTCTCGGCGTTCCTCTCCGGCGGCGAGGCGGACGGCGCCGATCCCGACGTGACGCCCTTCGCGGGCGGCGAGACGTTCGACATCGGGAGCGTCGAACTGGAGGCCGTCCACATGCCGGGCCACAGCGCGGGCCTCTCCGGGTTCGCCTTCGACGGCCGCGACGGCGAGGAGGTGTTCGCGGGCGACGCCCTGCTCCCCTACTACACCCCGAACGTCGGCGGCGCGGACGTCCGCGTCGAGTCGCCCCTCGCCAAGTACCTCGACACGCTCGCCGGCATCGTCGAGCGGGGCTACACCCGCGCGTGGCCGGGCCACCGCGGCGTCATCGTGGACCCGCCGGGCCGCGCGGCCGACATCGTCGACCACCACCGCGAGCGCACCGAGCGGGTCGTGGACGTGCTCCGCGAGGGCCCCGCGACCCCGTGGGAGGTGTCCGCGGCGCTGTTCGGCGGCCTGCGCGGTATCCACATCCTCCACGGGCCGGGCGAGGCGTTCGCCCACCTCGACCACCTCCGGGAGGCGGGCGTCGTCGCGCGCGACGGCACCGCCTACGAGCTCGTGGACCCCGACGCGGACCTCGACGCGCTGTTCCCCGACGTCTCGGCGCACCTGCGCCCGGGCTGGCGGCCCGTTCACTGA
- a CDS encoding twin-arginine translocase TatA/TatE family subunit produces MFEAFVPAQFGIPGGPELLVILLIAVLLFGANKIPKLARSTGEAMGEFQKGREEVEQELKQMREGGASQEEIEEAREEYADDESVDYDADESAEADADAETERN; encoded by the coding sequence ATGTTCGAAGCATTCGTCCCGGCGCAGTTCGGAATCCCCGGCGGACCGGAACTGCTCGTCATCCTGCTCATCGCCGTGCTACTGTTCGGTGCGAACAAGATCCCCAAACTCGCGCGCTCGACCGGCGAGGCGATGGGCGAGTTCCAGAAGGGCCGCGAGGAGGTCGAACAGGAGCTCAAGCAGATGCGCGAGGGCGGCGCGAGCCAAGAGGAGATCGAGGAGGCCCGCGAGGAGTACGCCGACGACGAGTCCGTCGACTACGACGCCGACGAGAGCGCCGAGGCGGACGCCGACGCCGAGACCGAGCGCAACTGA
- a CDS encoding twin-arginine translocase TatA/TatE family subunit, with product METLAPAQLGIPGGPELLVILGIAVLLFGANKIPQLARSSGEAMGQFKKGREEVEQELAGMREGETDSAE from the coding sequence ATAGAGACACTCGCTCCGGCGCAGCTGGGGATTCCGGGCGGTCCGGAACTGCTCGTGATTCTCGGCATCGCCGTGCTGCTGTTCGGCGCGAACAAGATACCGCAACTCGCCCGCTCGTCGGGCGAGGCGATGGGGCAGTTCAAGAAGGGCCGCGAGGAGGTCGAACAGGAGCTCGCCGGGATGCGCGAGGGCGAGACCGACTCGGCCGAGTAG
- a CDS encoding HD domain-containing protein has protein sequence MSDIDPRPGDGGREYDPAAEHAFPDERVNAVLDTLDADPEVRTYLRAQNVNPVQRKGYNDHGKKHIEIVRHRALCLYDLLKRGGVAFNGASQQGLDEADEAVVVALAATLHDIGHVVHRDDHAYYSIPLAADILDRLLPEFYDTADAVRVKGETLHAILCHHTEETPLTLEAGVVRVADALDMERGRSRIPYERGGRGINTLSSRAIKRVSLEAGEESPVLVEIEMSDAAGVYQVDELLKSKLAGSMLEDHVRIVALNTHEDDEQLVERIEL, from the coding sequence ATGAGCGATATCGACCCCCGACCGGGCGACGGCGGCCGGGAGTACGACCCCGCGGCAGAGCACGCCTTCCCCGACGAGCGGGTGAACGCGGTGCTCGACACCCTCGATGCCGACCCCGAGGTGCGCACCTACCTCCGCGCACAGAACGTCAACCCCGTCCAGCGGAAGGGGTACAACGACCACGGCAAGAAGCACATCGAGATCGTCCGCCACCGGGCGCTGTGTCTGTACGACCTGCTGAAGCGCGGCGGCGTGGCGTTCAACGGCGCCAGCCAGCAGGGGCTCGACGAGGCCGACGAGGCCGTCGTCGTCGCGCTCGCGGCGACGCTCCACGACATCGGCCACGTCGTCCACCGCGACGACCACGCGTACTACTCCATCCCGCTCGCGGCGGACATCCTCGACCGGCTCCTCCCCGAGTTCTACGACACGGCCGACGCGGTGCGCGTGAAAGGGGAGACGCTCCACGCCATCCTCTGTCACCACACGGAGGAGACGCCGCTGACGCTCGAAGCGGGCGTCGTGCGTGTCGCGGACGCGCTCGACATGGAGCGCGGACGCTCGCGCATCCCCTACGAACGGGGCGGGCGCGGCATCAACACGCTCTCCTCGCGGGCCATCAAGCGCGTCTCCCTGGAGGCGGGCGAGGAGTCACCGGTTCTCGTCGAGATAGAGATGAGCGACGCCGCCGGCGTGTACCAGGTGGACGAGCTCCTGAAGTCGAAGCTCGCCGGCTCGATGCTGGAGGACCACGTCCGCATCGTCGCGTTGAACACCCACGAGGACGACGAGCAGCTGGTCGAGCGCATCGAGCTGTAG
- a CDS encoding MFS transporter yields the protein MSGTAFARAQAYSTVAIALALYADVFGTTSTVEGLFGTAFAVVQLLIVLPLGRKIDTGNAKRWLLGGLALNVLVFVGYAFVTNVQGVILMRMFQGIGASVLWLTGSTVIGEIATDGERGLWLGTYNQVGAFSSLFGDLVGGALLAIYEFYVAYAVLAGITLLAGVGVLFVLRNNPGGKADPDEATGRETLESLLSLSSVRALVSFRLGLSFGKMAVITFLPIYARTAFGMNPFVVGGLLAGGKLTKALTQGYVGDLTDRWGGKHRFIAAGALLYALGALLIPLAEDAATVFPAVTVALPSVGEAGGGSLLLPPAFFVLSAAYMVCGIADSIRLPASMALFVEEGEQFDAVAGAMSLRSVAWKVGQVVGPVTVGVIWDATSVGVAFALAAAFIAAATGVFLLMYDSPSVAVRPTPGD from the coding sequence ATGTCCGGGACGGCGTTCGCCCGGGCGCAGGCGTACTCCACCGTCGCCATCGCGCTCGCGCTGTACGCCGACGTGTTCGGCACCACCTCCACGGTCGAGGGGCTGTTCGGGACCGCCTTTGCCGTCGTCCAGTTGCTCATCGTCCTCCCGCTGGGGCGGAAGATAGACACCGGCAACGCGAAGCGGTGGCTGCTCGGCGGACTGGCGCTGAACGTCCTCGTCTTCGTCGGCTACGCGTTCGTGACGAACGTCCAGGGCGTCATCCTGATGCGGATGTTCCAGGGCATCGGCGCGAGCGTGCTGTGGCTCACCGGCTCGACCGTCATCGGCGAGATAGCGACGGACGGCGAGCGCGGCCTCTGGCTCGGCACGTACAACCAGGTCGGCGCGTTCTCCTCGCTGTTCGGCGACCTCGTCGGCGGCGCGCTGCTCGCGATATACGAGTTCTACGTCGCGTACGCCGTCCTCGCGGGCATCACCCTGCTCGCGGGCGTCGGCGTCCTGTTCGTCCTCCGGAACAACCCCGGCGGGAAGGCGGACCCCGACGAGGCCACGGGCCGGGAGACGCTCGAATCGCTGCTGTCGCTCTCCAGCGTGCGGGCGCTCGTGAGCTTCCGGCTCGGCCTCTCGTTCGGGAAGATGGCCGTCATCACCTTCCTCCCCATCTACGCGCGGACGGCGTTCGGGATGAACCCCTTCGTCGTCGGGGGCCTGCTCGCCGGCGGCAAACTGACGAAGGCGCTCACACAGGGGTACGTCGGCGACCTCACGGACCGGTGGGGCGGGAAACACCGCTTCATCGCCGCCGGCGCGCTGTTGTACGCGCTCGGCGCGCTGCTCATCCCGCTGGCGGAGGACGCCGCGACGGTGTTCCCCGCCGTCACCGTCGCGCTCCCCTCGGTTGGCGAGGCCGGCGGCGGCTCGCTCCTCCTCCCGCCCGCGTTCTTCGTTCTCTCGGCCGCGTACATGGTGTGTGGCATCGCGGACTCCATTCGCCTCCCCGCGAGCATGGCGCTGTTCGTCGAGGAGGGCGAGCAGTTCGACGCCGTCGCGGGGGCGATGTCGCTGCGCTCCGTGGCGTGGAAGGTCGGGCAGGTCGTCGGGCCGGTCACCGTCGGCGTCATCTGGGACGCGACGAGCGTCGGCGTCGCGTTCGCGCTCGCCGCCGCCTTCATCGCCGCCGCGACGGGCGTGTTCCTCCTCATGTACGACTCGCCGTCGGTGGCCGTGCGACCGACGCCGGGCGACTAG
- a CDS encoding DUF7504 family protein produces MSYGTPSFGDVTFSPGASVLLTGEAAGTRGLLYDAVADGLAEGESAVVITTNDAPERVVAALDDRTDLDPERLALVDATGEGEDTRVDGITVRAVGSTGDLTGLSLAFAKQLKLLEERGSADRVRVGLDSVSTLLMYSEVQTVFRFLHVFTSRLGSADLFGLFTLTPGMHDDQETNTVRTLFDSEAAVSDDEVALRGSGYASPPSD; encoded by the coding sequence GTGAGCTACGGAACCCCGTCGTTCGGCGACGTCACCTTCTCGCCCGGGGCGAGCGTCCTCCTCACCGGCGAGGCCGCGGGCACCCGCGGACTGCTGTACGACGCCGTCGCCGACGGGCTCGCGGAGGGCGAGTCCGCGGTCGTCATCACCACCAACGACGCGCCGGAGCGGGTCGTCGCGGCGCTGGACGACCGTACCGACCTCGACCCCGAGCGTCTCGCGCTCGTGGACGCAACGGGCGAGGGCGAGGACACCCGCGTGGACGGCATCACCGTCCGCGCCGTCGGCTCGACGGGCGACCTCACCGGCCTGAGCCTCGCGTTCGCGAAGCAGCTGAAGCTACTGGAGGAGCGGGGCTCGGCCGACCGGGTCCGCGTCGGCCTCGACTCCGTCTCGACGCTGCTGATGTACTCGGAGGTGCAGACGGTGTTCCGCTTCCTCCACGTGTTCACCTCGCGGCTCGGCTCCGCCGACCTGTTCGGCCTGTTCACGCTGACGCCGGGGATGCACGACGACCAAGAGACGAACACGGTACGGACCCTGTTCGACAGCGAGGCGGCGGTGTCCGACGACGAGGTGGCGCTGCGCGGGAGCGGTTACGCCAGCCCGCCGTCCGACTAG